In Spirosoma aureum, a single genomic region encodes these proteins:
- a CDS encoding LytR/AlgR family response regulator transcription factor, giving the protein MDILIVEDEFLAVQKLMKLLSLSEYSADVIGVTDGIESTVEWLQTHPQPDLILMDIELADGQSFEIFNLVTITCPVIFTTSYDESAIKSFRGNSLHYLLKPIKKDELEQALHKFQQASVVRHVTAIDIGLLIDDLKKQNWQETVRSQFLVNHDQQMIPIDTADIAYFYTRGNATYLCGKNKTSYLIEYGLNDLENLLDPAFFFRLNDEFLVQPMAVSRIHHSLNGRLKIDLNPEIEHEVLVNRDRASEFTEWLSR; this is encoded by the coding sequence ATGGACATCCTGATTGTTGAGGACGAATTTCTGGCCGTTCAGAAATTAATGAAGTTGCTGAGCCTGAGCGAGTATTCTGCTGACGTAATCGGCGTTACCGATGGTATTGAATCGACCGTTGAGTGGCTCCAGACGCACCCTCAGCCCGACCTGATTTTGATGGACATTGAACTGGCAGACGGGCAGAGCTTTGAAATCTTCAATCTGGTCACGATCACTTGCCCGGTTATTTTCACTACCTCCTATGATGAATCTGCGATTAAATCATTCCGGGGTAACAGCCTTCATTATCTGCTTAAACCCATTAAAAAAGACGAATTAGAGCAGGCACTCCATAAATTTCAACAGGCATCCGTAGTAAGGCATGTTACCGCAATCGATATTGGTCTTCTTATCGATGATCTCAAAAAACAGAATTGGCAGGAAACCGTCAGGAGTCAGTTTCTGGTAAACCATGACCAGCAAATGATTCCCATTGATACAGCTGATATTGCCTATTTTTATACCAGAGGTAATGCAACCTATCTGTGTGGCAAAAACAAAACCAGTTACCTGATTGAGTATGGCCTCAACGATTTGGAGAACTTACTTGACCCCGCTTTCTTTTTCCGTCTTAATGACGAATTCCTTGTTCAGCCAATGGCCGTTTCACGCATTCATCACTCTCTGAACGGGCGGCTTAAAATAGACCTGAATCCCGAAATAGAACACGAAGTACTAGTGAATCGCGACCGTGCCAGCGAATTTACCGAATGGCTAAGCAGATAA
- a CDS encoding glycoside hydrolase family 20 protein has product MLNRLVVFFGLFWVVTSAFGQSIERYSIIPRPAQLEPRAGEFIISRSTTIGVPFGQPDLKAVVDTLANHMNRSTGMNLSVRNVNKLTVPENLIEFIPSPDTTLGDEGYRIDATNKLITIEASSSKGFFYAVQTLYQLLPPAVFATKHPVPATNLTTLSIPACRIQDRPRYSYRGLHLDVGRHFFPVPLIKKYLDLMAMHKFNNFHWHLTDDQGWRIEIKKYPKLTQIGAQRRETIVGHYDDYDPQVFDGKPYGGYYTQDEIREVIRYAASRYINVVPEIELPGHALAALAAYPELACSPGPYQVATKWGVFDDVFCPTEKTFSFLQDVLTEVINLFPGKYIHIGGDECPKTVWKKNAFCQQLIKREGLKNENGLQSYFINRIDKFVTSKGRRIIGWDEILEGNGPAIRLSPNATVMSWRGIKGGIQAARQQHDVIMTPGQFCYFDHFQGDPAQEPTGFGGSLPLAKVYSYNPTPPELTTTEATHILGAQGNIWTEYISTWDQLNYMLWPRAAALAEVVWTPLNQKNYEDFTRRLPVLFERLSTLNVTYARTIYDVSFSAKPTGDGKVDVSLSADKQAPQIRYTLDGSIPSDESLQYERSLVLDKSTTIRAATFADGSALSQLAKMRKDYIVSKATGKPYTLLNAPSAGRPDKNYSLTDGVTGGMGGYEVAGVVSFSNDINAVIDLGQSQSIEGVRVGFLKYTAKNICLPKQVEISVSEDGKTFQLVLTAKTNPAEAGKRGFVRLPFDFSPTTARYVRIIARNIGRVPAGLRNPGKAAQLMVDEIEVR; this is encoded by the coding sequence ATGTTGAATCGTCTTGTTGTGTTTTTCGGCCTGTTTTGGGTGGTGACATCCGCCTTTGGCCAATCGATTGAGCGTTACTCGATTATTCCTCGTCCAGCCCAGCTCGAACCCCGTGCCGGTGAGTTTATCATCAGTCGTTCGACTACCATTGGCGTGCCGTTTGGCCAGCCCGATCTTAAAGCAGTAGTCGACACATTGGCAAATCACATGAATCGTAGCACCGGCATGAACCTGTCAGTGCGCAATGTCAATAAATTGACGGTGCCAGAAAATCTGATTGAGTTCATCCCTTCTCCCGATACTACCCTTGGCGATGAAGGTTACCGGATCGACGCCACCAACAAACTCATAACCATTGAAGCGTCGAGTTCTAAAGGTTTTTTTTACGCCGTTCAAACCCTGTATCAATTGCTTCCACCGGCAGTTTTTGCCACAAAACATCCAGTACCAGCCACAAACTTAACCACGCTTTCGATTCCGGCCTGCCGCATTCAGGATCGGCCACGCTATAGTTACCGTGGGCTACACCTTGACGTTGGCCGGCATTTCTTTCCGGTTCCGTTGATCAAAAAATACCTGGATCTGATGGCCATGCATAAGTTTAACAACTTCCACTGGCACTTAACCGATGATCAGGGCTGGCGAATTGAGATTAAAAAGTACCCGAAACTAACGCAGATCGGTGCGCAACGTCGCGAAACCATCGTCGGCCACTACGATGATTATGATCCTCAGGTATTTGATGGAAAACCGTATGGTGGCTATTACACACAGGACGAGATTCGCGAAGTTATTCGCTATGCCGCTTCAAGGTATATAAATGTGGTGCCGGAAATCGAATTGCCTGGTCATGCGCTGGCCGCTTTGGCTGCATATCCTGAACTGGCCTGCTCCCCCGGCCCTTATCAGGTAGCGACCAAATGGGGCGTTTTTGATGATGTATTCTGCCCAACGGAAAAAACATTCTCGTTTTTGCAGGATGTGCTGACGGAAGTAATAAATCTGTTTCCGGGTAAATACATTCATATCGGGGGGGATGAATGCCCTAAAACGGTTTGGAAAAAGAATGCTTTTTGCCAGCAGCTGATTAAGCGCGAAGGGCTGAAAAATGAGAATGGTCTGCAAAGCTATTTTATTAACCGCATCGACAAATTTGTGACCTCAAAAGGTCGACGAATAATTGGCTGGGATGAGATTCTGGAGGGAAACGGACCAGCGATTCGACTTTCACCCAACGCTACCGTCATGAGCTGGCGTGGCATAAAAGGCGGTATTCAGGCTGCCCGCCAACAGCACGATGTTATTATGACACCGGGTCAGTTCTGTTATTTTGATCATTTTCAGGGTGATCCGGCGCAGGAACCAACGGGATTTGGCGGCTCATTACCCCTGGCTAAAGTGTATTCCTATAACCCCACACCGCCCGAACTAACGACCACGGAAGCCACTCACATTCTGGGAGCACAAGGTAATATCTGGACCGAATACATCAGTACCTGGGACCAACTGAACTATATGCTCTGGCCCAGAGCCGCTGCCCTTGCCGAAGTAGTCTGGACCCCGCTGAACCAGAAAAACTATGAGGATTTCACCCGGCGATTACCTGTACTCTTTGAGCGTTTATCTACGCTGAACGTTACGTATGCCCGCACGATTTATGACGTTTCGTTCTCTGCTAAACCAACGGGCGATGGAAAGGTTGACGTTTCGCTATCGGCCGACAAACAGGCTCCCCAAATTCGCTACACACTCGACGGTAGCATCCCTTCCGACGAATCGCTCCAATACGAAAGATCGCTTGTTTTAGACAAATCAACAACGATCAGAGCGGCAACGTTTGCCGACGGATCGGCATTGAGTCAGCTGGCCAAAATGCGAAAAGATTATATCGTCTCGAAAGCGACCGGAAAGCCATACACCCTTCTGAATGCGCCCAGCGCCGGGCGACCCGACAAAAACTACAGCCTGACCGATGGCGTTACTGGCGGCATGGGAGGCTATGAAGTAGCTGGTGTCGTGTCGTTCAGCAATGATATCAACGCCGTGATCGACCTTGGCCAGTCACAGTCGATAGAGGGCGTGCGGGTGGGTTTCCTGAAATACACCGCTAAGAATATTTGTCTACCCAAACAGGTTGAAATCTCAGTTTCGGAAGATGGAAAAACGTTCCAGCTCGTACTCACGGCCAAAACCAATCCCGCCGAAGCGGGAAAAAGAGGCTTTGTACGATTACCGTTCGACTTCTCCCCTACCACAGCCCGCTACGTACGGATCATTGCCCGGAACATCGGGCGGGTACCCGCCGGACTACGTAATCCGGGCAAGGCAGCACAGTTAATGGTGGATGAGATTGAAGTAAGGTGA
- a CDS encoding DUF6134 family protein: MNLKIPFLSLLFSVYPSSFINAQISGSPATAETHHYAIEMAGIRVGTMTAIRQPQAGNHTTYTLISDVNVSLLVYTVKIYYKVISQFEGKKLMLSTVEAHTNRGNYASRTEWKGDHYDISADQYKYKRQATESQNIDFSVSSLYFYEPAGRSRVYAEYFGDYFAFTQKATGTYRAMLNDREDEYFYQNGRLVKVIKHNSIKNFVVRLLD; this comes from the coding sequence ATGAATCTGAAAATACCCTTTTTATCCTTACTGTTTTCAGTCTATCCTTCGAGCTTTATTAATGCTCAAATCTCTGGTAGCCCAGCCACCGCCGAGACTCACCATTATGCCATTGAAATGGCCGGAATCCGCGTTGGAACGATGACTGCTATTCGCCAGCCACAGGCGGGTAATCATACGACTTACACGCTTATCAGCGATGTGAACGTGTCATTATTGGTGTATACTGTAAAAATTTATTACAAGGTCATTAGCCAGTTCGAGGGTAAAAAACTAATGCTGTCAACCGTCGAAGCGCACACAAATCGTGGTAATTATGCATCACGGACTGAATGGAAAGGTGATCATTACGACATCTCTGCCGATCAATACAAGTACAAACGACAGGCAACGGAGTCGCAAAACATTGATTTTTCCGTTTCCTCATTGTACTTTTACGAACCAGCTGGACGCAGCAGGGTGTACGCCGAGTACTTTGGCGATTATTTTGCCTTTACTCAAAAGGCTACCGGAACATACCGCGCTATGCTGAATGACCGGGAAGATGAGTACTTCTACCAGAATGGTCGATTGGTAAAGGTGATTAAACATAACTCAATAAAGAATTTTGTAGTGCGGCTGCTGGATTAG
- a CDS encoding lytic transglycosylase domain-containing protein, whose product MTKLILMVTAGIGCLITLASLSAVAQTSHFLALNTSNLSSETSFSSRLDLEKVVNFCGENLPTNHPTISTNWTRTLIRQAALASSLTLLKRRAAVVFPLIEPILKQYRIPSDFKFLPLLESAVTNRAVSRKGAAGFWQLMPQTAQSLGLSVSRRHDERFNLRKATHAACRYLNELYDQLGSWMLVATAYNAGPNYIQQLSRKHPDVHPMALPYRTAETRAYLFQTVAIKELLTRPEAYPDHLSSHHIAALSDSETPVPSSERASILASFDIDEATMSAAVEGQSEDIELAFVADSTTTVVLLTEDEPSPDGVESANSAGSPIDAPQKLNSVQPVSPEVTAQPDRLVTRSLSEGSLAEGQFYIFQVVQPVTINERTFAVGDVIHAHVELVDAASGRVFLRTDRLITAQTQETIPLKLVATEQPRHPGVAVPSRIDGWRLTWEQL is encoded by the coding sequence ATGACGAAACTGATCCTGATGGTTACAGCCGGAATCGGCTGCTTAATCACCCTTGCCAGCCTGTCGGCCGTTGCCCAAACCAGCCATTTTCTAGCGCTTAATACGAGCAATCTGTCCTCTGAAACTTCATTTTCTTCCCGACTTGACCTTGAGAAGGTTGTTAATTTTTGTGGAGAAAATCTGCCTACAAATCACCCGACGATTTCTACGAACTGGACCCGAACGCTTATTCGGCAAGCTGCATTGGCCAGTAGCCTGACTTTGCTTAAACGCAGGGCTGCAGTCGTGTTTCCGCTGATTGAACCAATCCTTAAACAGTATCGAATTCCGTCTGATTTTAAGTTTTTGCCACTTCTTGAAAGCGCGGTAACAAACCGGGCTGTATCGCGAAAAGGCGCAGCTGGTTTCTGGCAACTAATGCCTCAGACAGCCCAGTCGTTGGGATTGAGCGTATCGCGTCGCCATGATGAGCGGTTTAACCTTCGCAAAGCAACTCATGCTGCCTGCCGCTATCTCAATGAATTGTATGATCAACTGGGCTCCTGGATGCTGGTCGCAACAGCATACAATGCTGGGCCGAATTATATCCAGCAATTGAGCCGTAAACATCCCGATGTGCATCCAATGGCTTTGCCCTACCGGACCGCCGAAACCAGAGCCTATCTATTTCAGACTGTGGCAATTAAAGAATTACTTACCCGGCCAGAAGCTTATCCTGACCACTTAAGCAGTCATCATATTGCGGCTCTGAGTGATTCTGAAACGCCCGTTCCTTCCTCGGAGCGAGCGTCTATTCTGGCATCATTCGACATAGATGAGGCTACGATGTCGGCTGCTGTTGAAGGCCAGTCAGAAGATATAGAACTGGCCTTTGTTGCGGATTCCACCACAACAGTTGTCTTGTTAACTGAAGATGAGCCTTCTCCTGATGGAGTAGAATCAGCAAATTCGGCAGGTAGTCCGATTGATGCCCCGCAGAAACTAAATAGTGTTCAACCTGTTTCACCCGAGGTAACGGCTCAGCCAGACCGACTGGTTACCAGGAGTTTAAGCGAGGGTTCTTTGGCTGAAGGGCAGTTTTACATATTCCAGGTTGTGCAGCCTGTTACAATCAATGAACGGACGTTTGCCGTTGGCGATGTAATTCATGCCCACGTCGAATTGGTTGATGCGGCATCGGGGCGCGTTTTTTTGCGTACAGACCGGCTTATAACTGCACAGACCCAGGAAACGATTCCGTTAAAATTAGTCGCTACCGAACAGCCCAGGCATCCGGGTGTCGCTGTTCCATCCCGGATTGATGGGTGGCGACTGACGTGGGAGCAACTTTAG
- a CDS encoding homoserine kinase gives MDSITVFAPATVANVACGFDIFGFAVDNPGDQITLTASPEPGVRITDIIGDEGRLPRETGRNTAGIAIQSYLQHINRTDVGVDVVLRKQMPLGSGLGSSAASAVAGVYAINELLGRPLPTIKLLPFAMEGERIACGSAHADNVAPSLLGGFVVIRSYQPLDVVRIETPATLFCTIVHPDIEVNTKDARFILKNEVSLKNTIIQMGNVAGLIAGLMTPDYGLISRSLVDVIIEPVRSILIPEFNEVKQAALENGALGCSISGSGPSMFALSRDALTAEHVGAAMQQAFLSASITSEAYVSEINRQGPKVLASQEVVH, from the coding sequence GTGGATTCAATTACAGTATTTGCTCCTGCTACCGTAGCCAATGTGGCTTGCGGCTTTGATATTTTTGGTTTTGCCGTCGATAATCCCGGCGACCAGATTACCCTGACTGCCAGCCCAGAACCAGGGGTTCGTATTACCGACATTATTGGTGATGAAGGCCGACTACCTCGCGAGACAGGCCGCAATACGGCTGGCATCGCCATTCAGTCGTACCTTCAGCACATTAACCGAACAGACGTTGGTGTTGATGTCGTGCTGCGTAAACAAATGCCGCTCGGCAGTGGATTAGGCTCTAGTGCAGCCAGCGCTGTAGCTGGTGTTTATGCCATCAATGAATTGCTTGGCAGGCCGTTGCCAACGATAAAATTATTACCCTTCGCTATGGAGGGTGAGCGCATCGCCTGTGGTTCAGCCCACGCCGACAATGTAGCGCCGTCTCTGCTGGGCGGCTTTGTTGTTATCCGGAGTTATCAACCGCTTGATGTCGTTCGCATTGAAACGCCGGCAACGTTATTCTGTACAATCGTTCATCCTGACATTGAAGTTAATACGAAAGATGCGAGGTTCATTCTGAAAAATGAAGTCTCGCTGAAGAACACAATCATACAGATGGGTAACGTGGCCGGCCTGATTGCAGGTTTGATGACACCCGACTATGGGCTGATCAGTCGATCGCTGGTCGATGTCATTATTGAACCTGTGCGTTCGATACTGATTCCGGAATTTAATGAAGTGAAGCAGGCTGCGCTGGAGAACGGTGCGCTCGGATGCAGCATTTCGGGCTCAGGCCCATCGATGTTTGCGCTTAGCCGTGACGCCCTGACCGCCGAGCATGTTGGCGCGGCCATGCAACAGGCGTTCCTGTCGGCGAGCATCACCAGTGAAGCATACGTATCAGAAATCAACCGACAGGGGCCTAAAGTGCTGGCTAGTCAAGAGGTTGTTCATTGA
- a CDS encoding M23 family metallopeptidase, with protein MDLKSLFCFFYTCVGIVALHACTGIGPATTLFRPSSPHEQYGQSLKAAKLDQTALGADWVAAGERALQDSLTISIPYRERGYFSANKPTAAGYRMSAQRGDRFLVRVETQGQKDVQVFIDVFALDDRNRTSLVAASKADTNVLAWEPRRTQNFLIRIQPELLRSGSYTVSVTREPALSFPVQGRDSRQISSFFGASRDAGRRRHEGVDIFAPRGTPAVASVDGIITSVSTNSLGGNVVFLSDNQRNIRLYYAHLDQWNVNAGQHVTIGDTIGFVGNTGNARTTGPHLHFGIYGFSDGATDPLPFIRLGRGPARQALLPVSRLGDSIRVSAARTFVRSAPSSDASMVNELSKSTALMIIGGTEAWLRVELPNGQTGYVASNTTEPVKRPLRHWSLTSPSDLLDAADRRAGAMKTLPAGYAVDVLSTYAGFQLVRGIDGQTGWLAPTTAP; from the coding sequence ATGGATTTAAAATCGTTATTCTGTTTTTTTTATACATGTGTGGGGATAGTTGCCCTACATGCCTGCACGGGTATTGGTCCCGCTACCACTTTATTTCGTCCATCGTCACCGCATGAACAGTACGGACAATCGCTGAAAGCCGCCAAACTTGATCAAACGGCACTGGGCGCTGATTGGGTTGCAGCTGGCGAACGGGCGTTACAGGATTCGCTTACAATCTCGATTCCGTATCGTGAGCGGGGTTATTTTTCGGCTAATAAACCCACTGCGGCTGGTTACCGGATGAGTGCCCAGCGTGGCGATCGTTTTCTGGTACGTGTTGAAACGCAGGGCCAGAAAGATGTGCAGGTATTTATTGATGTTTTCGCTTTAGACGACCGCAACCGGACCAGCCTGGTAGCGGCCTCAAAAGCCGATACAAACGTACTGGCCTGGGAACCCCGGCGGACACAGAATTTTCTGATTCGTATCCAGCCTGAATTACTGAGAAGCGGTAGCTATACTGTTTCTGTTACGCGGGAACCAGCACTTAGCTTTCCCGTTCAAGGCCGGGATAGCCGACAGATCAGCAGCTTTTTTGGTGCATCGCGCGATGCAGGGCGCAGGCGACATGAAGGAGTCGACATTTTTGCACCCCGAGGAACACCTGCTGTAGCATCGGTTGATGGCATTATTACGAGCGTTAGTACAAACAGCTTAGGCGGCAATGTGGTGTTCTTGTCAGACAATCAACGTAATATTCGATTGTATTATGCTCACCTTGATCAATGGAATGTCAATGCAGGACAGCACGTAACCATAGGTGATACAATTGGGTTTGTTGGCAATACGGGAAACGCCCGTACAACAGGACCTCACCTTCATTTTGGTATATATGGCTTTAGTGATGGAGCCACAGACCCCCTTCCCTTCATCCGGCTCGGTCGCGGCCCAGCTCGTCAGGCGCTGCTGCCTGTATCTCGATTAGGTGATTCAATACGGGTTTCGGCGGCCCGTACCTTTGTTCGATCTGCCCCTTCCAGCGATGCCAGCATGGTGAATGAACTGAGTAAATCGACGGCGTTGATGATTATTGGGGGTACTGAAGCCTGGCTTCGTGTTGAACTCCCCAATGGGCAAACTGGCTATGTGGCCAGTAATACAACTGAACCCGTGAAACGTCCGCTTCGTCACTGGTCACTTACTTCACCATCTGATTTGCTGGATGCGGCCGACAGAAGGGCAGGTGCTATGAAGACATTACCAGCCGGTTACGCTGTTGATGTACTGTCTACATATGCTGGTTTTCAACTCGTTCGTGGTATTGATGGGCAGACAGGCTGGTTAGCGCCTACAACCGCTCCGTAA
- a CDS encoding DUF6686 family protein, with product MTSNLPATYQVIFKTDKGVVYQCDATNRLILEFWDTHTALSARDFTQFRRMVETVDIRQMALSTDAAYDLEILTPPRSERCYVLTLCEIVHLRELLNGAKLMLELNAMLRECGCSLAE from the coding sequence ATGACGAGTAACCTACCGGCAACGTACCAGGTAATATTTAAGACAGATAAAGGGGTTGTTTATCAGTGCGATGCAACGAATCGGCTGATCCTGGAGTTCTGGGACACCCACACAGCACTATCAGCGCGCGATTTTACCCAATTTCGGCGCATGGTCGAAACGGTCGACATTCGACAGATGGCTCTGAGCACTGATGCGGCTTATGATCTCGAGATTTTGACACCACCCCGCTCTGAGCGCTGCTATGTACTTACCCTCTGTGAAATTGTTCACTTGCGTGAATTGCTTAATGGAGCTAAACTTATGCTGGAACTTAACGCCATGCTTCGTGAGTGTGGCTGTTCGTTAGCAGAATAA
- a CDS encoding ferritin, which produces MKDLARLRTSIKESVELALNQQIQMELISSSKYLAMAGWCDRNGLDYSAGFFYKQSEEERKHGMKLFHYLCDQGATAYSPEIPAVGQEFDSLRTVFEAALDQEIAVTDSINRIIGICRRENDYATEELLKWYVKEQMEEEYIARRCLDLFDQIPADQLYYLDKKVSSVTYPENVFEG; this is translated from the coding sequence ATGAAAGACCTAGCAAGACTTCGTACGTCAATCAAGGAAAGCGTCGAATTAGCCCTAAACCAGCAGATACAAATGGAACTGATTTCGTCATCGAAATACCTGGCGATGGCGGGCTGGTGCGACCGTAACGGGCTGGACTATAGCGCGGGCTTCTTCTACAAACAGTCGGAAGAAGAGCGTAAGCATGGCATGAAACTTTTTCATTATCTCTGTGATCAGGGAGCAACGGCTTATTCGCCTGAAATACCAGCAGTAGGTCAGGAGTTTGATTCGTTGCGTACGGTATTCGAAGCCGCATTGGACCAGGAAATTGCGGTTACGGATTCAATCAATCGCATTATCGGTATCTGCCGTCGTGAAAACGATTATGCTACCGAAGAACTCCTGAAATGGTATGTGAAAGAACAGATGGAAGAAGAGTATATCGCCCGTCGTTGTCTTGATCTCTTCGATCAGATTCCTGCCGATCAACTCTATTATCTGGATAAAAAAGTATCAAGCGTTACTTACCCCGAAAACGTTTTTGAAGGGTAA
- a CDS encoding DUF6686 family protein translates to MLCQCHLLSESTSGRIVLYGHTASDNTHNIALQFNNITQWLCYDDFLTLEWNVRSIDTKAYFDVHPHEDRIHLSTPSRYLSFSFRVNELTELKKMLNQAVARLHWFEMLRNAQN, encoded by the coding sequence ATGCTATGTCAATGTCACCTTTTATCAGAATCGACTAGTGGACGCATTGTGCTCTATGGGCATACGGCGTCTGATAATACACATAATATCGCTTTACAATTCAATAACATCACGCAATGGCTTTGTTACGACGATTTTCTGACTTTGGAATGGAATGTAAGAAGCATTGATACGAAGGCGTATTTCGATGTTCATCCGCACGAAGACCGCATTCATCTAAGTACTCCTTCCCGATACCTGAGTTTCAGTTTTCGAGTGAATGAACTAACTGAACTGAAAAAGATGCTCAACCAGGCCGTAGCCCGGCTGCACTGGTTCGAAATGCTCCGCAACGCACAGAACTAA
- a CDS encoding DUF6607 family protein, with translation MHVTLFTSLLLLGLSHVIAQPRPEDVAAIKGQCGCHDVTFLYAETFAPDKAYSFKDRYAAKGIEWVFVEEESGPADRPTKVVIQHLLVIGDTLVIKHWREDWLYQNTSLLKFDQSASWKRADITTAQAKGQWTQKVFEVDDSPRYEGSATWIHADGRHYWENTADAPLPRREYTKRTDYNVMRRTNHHEIQPDGYIHEQDNDKIIRSEAGDQLVASEKGLNTYHRIDEKKCQAAKVWWAKNRAYWADVRAVWNEVLTNRKVVAIKGQVKGNVLSRDLDELEKAYQKQPVASEANKQLIHQTIEQYLK, from the coding sequence ATGCACGTGACTTTGTTTACTTCATTGTTATTGCTGGGGTTGAGTCATGTTATAGCACAACCCCGACCTGAAGATGTTGCAGCTATTAAAGGCCAATGTGGTTGCCATGATGTAACCTTTTTATACGCAGAAACCTTTGCCCCTGACAAGGCTTACTCCTTCAAAGATCGCTATGCGGCTAAAGGCATCGAGTGGGTATTTGTTGAAGAAGAATCCGGCCCGGCAGATCGACCCACTAAAGTGGTGATTCAGCACCTGTTGGTTATTGGTGATACACTCGTCATTAAACACTGGCGGGAAGACTGGCTCTATCAGAATACAAGTCTGCTTAAGTTTGATCAGAGTGCATCCTGGAAGCGGGCTGATATTACGACGGCGCAGGCTAAAGGGCAATGGACGCAGAAAGTATTTGAAGTAGATGATAGTCCGCGTTATGAAGGATCAGCCACCTGGATTCATGCTGACGGTCGGCATTATTGGGAAAACACGGCTGATGCTCCGTTGCCGCGCCGGGAATACACCAAACGCACAGATTATAATGTCATGCGCCGGACGAATCACCATGAAATCCAGCCAGATGGCTATATCCATGAACAGGATAACGACAAGATTATTCGGTCCGAAGCGGGTGATCAGCTAGTTGCTTCAGAAAAAGGCCTTAATACGTACCACCGGATCGACGAAAAAAAATGCCAGGCCGCCAAAGTCTGGTGGGCTAAAAACAGAGCTTATTGGGCTGATGTCAGGGCTGTCTGGAATGAGGTCTTAACGAATCGAAAAGTCGTTGCTATTAAAGGACAGGTAAAAGGCAATGTGTTAAGCCGTGATCTGGACGAATTGGAAAAAGCGTATCAGAAACAACCTGTTGCATCGGAAGCGAACAAACAGCTCATTCATCAGACGATAGAACAATATTTAAAGTAG
- a CDS encoding DUF4136 domain-containing protein, whose product MKLKGIISSLFIAGTLASCAPAITVKYDYDPKVNVRQFATYRIEADRQRNADPIVGSNLNQRRIADALDQSLKARGYKPVTQGEADLIVRFFTDSRDRQQIQSNNMYSPYSWWYGGMGNNVYSRQYEENRVVVNVSDARTNDIIWQGWATGQLNNRNKERDRDQTFRETVTSIMKNFPESAGQDYGAAR is encoded by the coding sequence ATGAAACTCAAAGGCATAATCAGCAGTCTTTTTATCGCCGGTACGCTGGCGTCCTGCGCTCCGGCCATTACGGTTAAGTATGACTATGACCCTAAAGTGAACGTTCGGCAATTTGCAACCTACCGCATTGAAGCCGATCGTCAGCGTAACGCCGATCCAATTGTAGGCAGTAACCTGAATCAACGCAGGATTGCTGATGCACTGGATCAGTCACTTAAAGCTCGTGGATACAAGCCTGTAACCCAGGGTGAAGCCGACCTCATTGTCCGTTTCTTCACGGACTCGCGTGATCGTCAACAGATCCAGTCGAATAACATGTACTCGCCCTATTCGTGGTGGTATGGTGGTATGGGAAATAACGTTTACTCACGGCAATATGAAGAAAACCGTGTTGTAGTTAATGTTTCGGATGCTCGCACGAACGATATCATCTGGCAGGGCTGGGCAACGGGTCAGCTCAATAACCGGAATAAAGAACGTGATCGCGATCAGACCTTCCGCGAAACAGTAACCAGTATTATGAAGAACTTCCCAGAGAGTGCCGGTCAGGACTACGGCGCAGCACGGTAA